Genomic DNA from Geitlerinema sp. PCC 9228:
CTACCCGTTCTACGGAAACCCGGCGAATGTTATGGCGGGATTGGATGTCTTCGCGCAACCAGTCTTCAATTTGCGAACGAGGAGCAAAATCGGCGTGACCCCCTTCGGAGGGAAACACTTGGTAGGTATCCCCGTGGGGAATTAAAAATCCCTCTCCCAAGCCAGTTCCAGCGCCAATAACGGCGATGGGGGCATCCGATCGCGATGGTAAAGCTTGCAATGCATGAACGTCGTCATTTGTCAACCCCAAAACTCCGTACCCAATGGCGGCGAAGTCGTTGATGAGTTCTACGGTGGCAATGTCGAGTTCCTGTTGCAGTCGGTCTCCGGTAAGTTCCCACTGCAAATTGGTGAGGGTGGATTTTTGGGTATCCCCCACCGGCACCACTGGACCCGCGATCGCCAAGCAAGCGGCGGCTGGCTGCGGGGTAGCGTTGTCGGTTGTACGTACGGATTGGAGAAATTTTTGGACGATGGGGACCAAATCGGGATATGGCCGGCTGGGATAAACCTCTTCTGCGGTGGTTTGCAATTCTCCATTGGAGGTTGGTTTCACCAATCGCAGAATGGTTTTGGTACCACCAATATCCCCGGCAAGGAAACATGTCATGATTTTGCCATTCCTTATGTGGCGAGACCGGCTTTCGCTCGTTCCATTGATACTGTATTACAAATGGGTAACGACGCCTAGATTTTTTATGGATGCGGAAAACTGCACGGGAAACCGACAAAATAATTGTGTTATTATCAGGTTAAGCGGTTTCTATTCTCCTATCAAGCACTGGTACCAAGTAGCTTGGCGATGGATGCAGCAGCTGTGCCTGATGGATAATGGTTCTCGCAGGTGGCATCGAAGACCCCCAAAAGACTTATTGTGACTTATGCTTTGAACGAAAATTATGGGTCTAGCTTATATTTGCTGGCAATGGCGATCGCAAACCCAATGAACTGTGCTAAGATGAACGGATAGAGCTAGGAAACGGTTCCCTCCTCGGATATCTGCCCGCCTCTAGAGTTGGTGTAAGTGTTTTTAGATAATCTACTTCTCGCCAAGCCGAACGGACGCCAGACCAGAGTTTCTGGTGTCACCTTAGGGTTCAATTTGTCTTAGGCAGGTATCTTACCGGGCGGCAACGCTTTCCAAGTTTCCTAAGCTCCCGGAAAGCGAAATGTCCAACTTTCCTTCATCTTCGTGCTGACAACGGCCTTTGCGCCCTACGCTAACCAAACCGTTTGCAAGGCAGGTTTAATAAAAAGGTGCGGTTGGTTAGAAACTTTTCGTCTGTAACAGAATTTATTTAACTGAATGAGGTACTATGAGCCAGCAGGTTATACAACACCCGATGGTGAAATTGCAACGTCAAGTACAATCCCTCGTGGAGTCTAAGGTACTCAAGCCCAACGATAGTATCTGGAAAATTGCCCTCCTACATGGAGATGAATGGCCTTTTTGGAAGCAAGAACTACAAGATTTTGGCTTTTCTATGCAAGACCCAGTTAGCGAACTTATCGCCGTTGAAGAGTGGGAAGATTAGACAAGCAAAACAATCTTGATGGATAGGGCAACTTGGTTGTCGTCAAGCCTCGGCGATCGCGATCGAATTTCAGCCGAGGCAACTCGTTTCCCCGACTACAGCCAGGTTGCCTTGCTTGCAAAACTTTTCGATCTATTTTGATCCGCTCGTCCAACCTAAGAAGTAGGGGGTGAGCCAATTTTGGTGCGAACAGCGATCGCGGTAATATTGTCGTGACCGTTGTGGTGGTTGGCCTTGTCCACCAAAGCGCGTACCTGTTGCGTCAAATTGGCTTCCCCCCCCAGCATAGCGTATAAATTTTCCATTGCTTGGGTTTCCACGAACTGATTGTCGCTCAAGCCATCGGAGGCCAACAACAGCAGCGTATCTTTTTCCAATTGCAGGTATTGAATGCTGGGAGCGAGAAACTCCGTGTCGTAAGGACCCAGAGCTTGGGTCAGTTGGTACGCATCGGGACTGCTGTAAGCCACCTCCGGGGAAACACCGCGGCGAATGCGTCGCTGGCCTACCTCGTGGTCGGTGGTGAGTTGCTGTAGTTGTTTTTCCCGGTCGAAGGTATACAGGCGACTGTCGCCTACATGAGCGATCGCTACCTGGGTATTTTGCAGCAAAGCCATAACCAATGTAGTTCCCATACGACGAGTTCCGCCGCGGGATTGTTTTTGGTTTTCCTGAAAAATCGCCTGGTTGGCCAAATAAATACCTTTGCTAATGGTTTTGGCATCGGGAAGGTCGGCTTGCGTCCAATATTTTTGGAAATATTCCCTGAGAGTTTGCACCGCCATGGCACTAGCCACCTCGCCACCTTCGTGACCCCCCATACCATCGCAAAGAACGTACAATCCCCGTACCGATAGGGAATGTTCGGTAGGGGACATTTGGCGATCGCGGCGAGTCCAAATCGCAAACGTATCCTCATTGTGTCGTCGCTGGCGTCCCACCTCCGTACAGCCAGCTTCTTCAATAGCCAGCAACTGCTTGGGAAACGCCATGGTAGAGCTGTCGTCGTCGTCCTCTTCC
This window encodes:
- a CDS encoding glucokinase, which encodes MTCFLAGDIGGTKTILRLVKPTSNGELQTTAEEVYPSRPYPDLVPIVQKFLQSVRTTDNATPQPAAACLAIAGPVVPVGDTQKSTLTNLQWELTGDRLQQELDIATVELINDFAAIGYGVLGLTNDDVHALQALPSRSDAPIAVIGAGTGLGEGFLIPHGDTYQVFPSEGGHADFAPRSQIEDWLREDIQSRHNIRRVSVERVVSGQGIVAIYRFLLESSQQPGNAADLLESDDPAAAISAIALGKQQSDRATSDLCRQTMRLFISTYGSEAGNLALKLLPYGGLYIAGGIAAKIIPLLENDNRFLDAFLDKGRVRPLLENIPVYIITNPKVGLLGAAIRATQLF
- a CDS encoding DUF4327 family protein; the encoded protein is MSQQVIQHPMVKLQRQVQSLVESKVLKPNDSIWKIALLHGDEWPFWKQELQDFGFSMQDPVSELIAVEEWED